One Coffea eugenioides isolate CCC68of chromosome 2, Ceug_1.0, whole genome shotgun sequence genomic window, CAACTGCTCAAACAGCCCATGGAAAACAACAAATAGGTAAGCATGACTTTAACTAAATACACGGAATTAGCATACAAGTAATGTTAAGAATTTTagaaatcaaccaaaaacattgcACATTCATCTTCTGCTGCTGTTGCTGCTTCTTTTTTGTGAAAAATAATGCCTCATAAGCATGATACCATTATTAAAAGCAAACTCATATTAATTCTCAAAAACAACATAACCATCAACTCCTGTATTATAATTAGTAAGTATCACCTGAAATAGAAAACCAAATTCCACCTCATATCTAACCAAGACCAAACAGAATATCAATATGGAACAGTCCAGACATATCATCTCAAGAATTAAACAGAAGCAAATAACCAAGTTCTACTTTTGACAATAAATACGACCTTAAAAGAACATGACAACCTAATTCCACCACTAGCAAAATATAGCCAAAGCAAGTATCGatccaaaaagagaaaaaattgaTCTTTGACTAACGCATATGGTTCCAATGACGCGTTCCTCATAGTTTGTAGGATAATACTTCATCTTAACGTACACCACAATCGACCAAAATCATCACTAGAATCTTAAAAATAGTTCGGCCCTTTGGTCAAACTGGGAAACTTGAATCACTAAATTCTACTACATCTTTCAAGAAttgcagaaaaataaaattacctcccaaagaaaaaacaaaaaacttttTCCATTTGCTTGATTGTCATAGCTTCATActtcaaaattccaaaaaagccaaaaagtaaaaaagaagAGTAAAAGAAGCAAAAAAGATGAGATATATTACTTTTAACAAAAAGATTTGAAtacaaaatctgattttttCTGTGCAAGAATATTAAGCAAAGGAGAAAATGAGTAGGCTAATGAGAAGAACATACCTAGGAGAAGGTGATAATTCTCCCTTGTCGGAATGAGGGGTTGACGATGAAAGTGGTAGAGAAGTGCAAGAGAGACAAGGCACTGGGAGAAAGTAGTGGCCCTTTGGCCCCTTTTAATCTATCTTGCAGAAATTGGGTCGCAGATGGGACGGGATGGGGTGGCGCCATGGTGGGTGGCAAACATTTGACTGTTGGGAGCGGGAGGGACCGCAGCATTTAACTATCCGGTACGAATGGATGAAGCTAATTGGTGAAGCGCATATGTTACACATTTTTTCACTAATCAGCGTGTTACACAACACATATTTTCTTCAAACTTAGCTATCAGTTTGTCCATTAGTTGTTTTTTCTTGTCCAAAAGTTCAATGTGCCGTGTGGTTTCTTGATACCTTAGTTTGATTTATATGGGAAACACTTGAGTAGGTTCAGCTGGTGACACACTTGATTTTTGTGTCTAACTTCGGCACCTTGGGTTGAGGGAATGGAAGGTGAAGGAAAGGAGGGAAATCGGAGGGATTTGCCTTTTGTTATTTGGATTGATTTTTAAGAAGGGAAAGGAAAGGATATGGAGGGAAATGGAAGAGAAAGACAAGTTATTTTATTGAATTATAAATTAACACATGATCTTttcccttcctttcttttccttcttcaatCCAAACTAAAATTTagtatttcttttatttccttCCATACTTAATTCAAATAATATCAATGAAACCACTTTCCTTTactctcttttcctttcttttctattaGTATCCTGTCCCTTCCCCTTCCTTCCTTTCCTTCAATCCAAATGGTGagtattttttttgtgaaatataATTTTGCATTTTATACAAAAGATTGTTCTTATTAAGTTAAAAATAAGATTGTTttgtttttacatttttttcattttaaaaatttttcagaaGTGCATAGTTCTAATTAGTTCCACAAGTATTGCACACAACTATATTGAGAGATGTTTTAAGACAAATTAGAAGCTTGGAATTACATGAAAAAATAATATGATGATAAAAAGTGAGActtctttttcctcaaaaaataaaagtgaGACGTTCATACACTATAATTGTATAGACACAAGTATGTTTAATCACATATCTAATACCACAACAAGGAAGAATTTTGGAGACCAAGTGAAGGAAagagttttcttttctgttttgtCTTTACTTTGGATTTTGGGATGAGGTTGTTATGTTAACTTTGTAGCTTAAGATTCATTTTTTTCTAGTGGTTATGGAAAAACATCATCCCATAGGAGAGAGACCAAATCTGGTCTTTCCCCATGGGAGGAACTATTCTTTAtaatttttagtttctcttatTTGAATAAGAATTCTCTTTTAGGATTTCCTAATAGGAGATTCTTCTTTCCTAGGATATCCTTGAGAGTTTCTTGTCTCATATATTATTCTAGTGAGACTTTTATTCTCTTCTGGATTTTTTCTTGTGAGAGTTTTTTAGATTTTTATCTTtgtaaaatttgagattttgtagATTTGGAATCTAGTTTTTTAGATCTACAATTTCTCCATTATTGTCATATCTAAATTTCTCTTTGGACTTGAACAAATTTTAATCAGATCTGATTGTCAACAGACATGCACGGATGTATTGGATTACAGTGATTCATGTGGATGGAAGATATATATAGAAGcatcaattttatttttatttgtattgtTTTCTTAGATCTGTTATATTTATTGATTTCAGATCTATATGTATTTGTGTCATATTTATTTGATATATTTTCTACCATTAATGCAGATTTGTTTGAATGAAATTATCttttctattaaaaaaaatggaaaaagatcCAGCTTCGTAACAATAAAATTGAGGTTATCAATTTAATTCCTCTTATTCTTTTGGTAATTTGAGAAAAGATTAGAGAAAGTAAAGTAAAATAGCCTTTTCTTGCTATTTAGTTAAATGTGACTTATTATATAAAATCTTAGCATTGATATTTTCACGGAATCTATTATTGTTTTTTGAGGTACAAGTATAAAACTATTACTGTATTTGAGGCACAGCTATGACAATTTATCCTGATTACACAAGATGGATAATCAGAGGATGTTGTTTATTAATTtagcttcattttttttttgttgataaatAGCAATTTTCATTAACCAATTGTTGGAAATCATCCTGTATGATTTGATGGTAGGTTAAACATGCATTAGAAATAATGGATTAGATATGTAATTTAGTTTAATAGATACAATagatttgaaaaacttttgaaCAGATCTTGAATACATAACAAATTTTCAAGTTGTCTTCTAACAAGGTTGCAATTCCGTTCTGTGCATGTTACAATCATCAAATCTGCTAACAATTAGATTGAAACATGTTCAATAATGACGCTGACATCTATTGAGAGAAATTTAAGACCCAAAAAATGTCAAATCTAACAATcaaatttgaaacaaatttcaatctgacaacaaaacaagaaaaaatagaaaattcttACTAAAAACCCCTTTGAGAAATAGAAATTTCTCACTAGAAATCCCTAAAAGAGACGTAGaattcaccaagaaaatttagaagaaactttagatcaaaatttagaagaaactttatttaaaaaattaaataaaacgaAATATATGGAAAGGGGACCATGTTGATCTCCCTTGTGAAGTGGAAAGCCCTTTGAATAGAAGagaaaattggagaaaatgaGCGAATGAGAGGTTATTTTACCAATTTACCTTCACTTTTGTGGGATATATTTTCACATGCTTTTGTCTTATTTATTGTTAGAATTATAACTTTTAAGTTTTCTATTGATAAAGTTTGGATTGATTTTTAATGCGCTGACAGAGTATATACTCTCGTATCTAGATGTATGAAATCTAACTTTAGTTTGAatatcaaataaaaattttacatATGTGATATACATACAAATCTAATAGTGCATAAAACCTATTGATACTAGCATTTCTCGAAAAAGTCTTGTTCACTCACTAACAAAATTTTTCTCACTTTTATGATAGGTCTACCCTCAAACACCATTAAATGACCACCTACTCGCACAAAACCGATTTGGAAATGCTCCATAGCAGCCAACAATTCCCTCCCCTCCAACTCTcacctttttcctttcttcaaatTGAGACTCCTAGTCACCAAATTATTGCCTTTTTACAGCAACTAGTAGATAAACTCTCTTTCGATTTTGAAGAATCAATACCGTTTACTTTTGTAAAAGCAAAGTGAGAAGCCAGTGAATTTGTAACTAGTACAGCAAGAAATCACAGACTGAGTGAAAAGGATAAGATAAAAGAAgtacaaaaacaaagaaagaaaaataatttcaaagaaatagtcAATGAATTCTTCTCGCTTATGTTTGAGCTTTCATTTAGGTTGCTATCTTGCCTCCCTTCAGTCACAACAAAAATCAAGATTTGATTATGCTGTGGTAACATAAGAATTTACACGACTATAAATTTCCATGACATGCAAATCAACCAccaaatttcaacttttgaacaAAAGACTCAGACTTGAGGTGCAAAGTTTAGCATGAAAgggagaaaatttttcaaatggACTGCCATAGATTTTCTTAAGAATGCCAATATCATTTGCCaaagattaatccataaacATAACACCCAAGTTAATCAGCTCTTTCCATATAGCTGAATTATTAAAGAATTACCATTGTTACTCAATTATATTAAAAACGATGGAGACAAACAACTGAAGTAAATAATACACGCTACAATTACATTTTTATTCTCTCGCATTTGCCCAGGTGCCTAGCCCTGTTTGAGTAAAACAAGTTGCACCTAGATGGAAGCATCAAGGGAGACATCTGCCTCATCGTATTCTGGTACCAAGTTCAAGTTCCTGGATGAAGGTGTTCCTGCAACCACATCCGCTTCAATGCCACACTCATTTGTTCCCCGTCTGATCTTGAAGTATCCGTCCTGCAAATCAAGAAGACagcaaaaatgaagaaggaCCTTATTTTGCCAGAGCAAAGCAACAGCCTAAACAATTAGATAGAGAGCTTACATCACCCCAGCTTCTATTCCACTGGTTTGCGAGTAGCTGTATCAGAAAAAGTAGTTATTATACTCGCTATTCTGGAAGAGTTGCATTAGATGATAAACAATCTCTAAGAAGAACAAATTAATATACCCAGTAATCCTCCCCGTCATCACTGGTACCCCATCCAATCAGCTTTACAGCATGGCCGCCCATTTCATCACCTGTTGTGTGTTTGTAAACACCAGAACGATAATGGGCGAAGTCCTGTGTTTCACAGAAAATAGCAGTACAGTTACATTTTTTACAGGCAAAAATACCCGAAGTATGAAATCAAATGAATCAGGAACTGAGAAACGATGATATTCGTACACAGAATCTTCAAGTCTCAAGAAGTATTCTTCAAATCATCACATCATTCCaaaagagaagaagagaatGAGCACATTTCATGCATGACTGTTCAATCATATTTACCTATTTTCACATGCCATGGCACTGAACAAAAATTTCGTCACCAGGGAGTCACTCAGCCCTTGATGGGCCATCAAAACTTCAAAAGTGACAATCTTGATGATACAACCATCATATTCACTGATCATCCAGGTTTAGACACAGAAAATACTGAACTTTCGATAAAAGAATGAGAAGAAAAAGGTGGGCTAATTACCCAAATGTTGTCTTGTTTATTGGGAActtattcttaaaaaaaaaaaatcaacttctAAGTAGTCAACTTCagtttgttttgagtttgttacTCAGACACGCCACCATGTTCCAAGAAGAAtttttgagtttgtgatctgtTGTTTGTTGGTCCTTTCTTCTAAATGACACAATGGCCCTCTTTCTCGTTACCTTGAATGTACTTCGTTTCTTTTGCATGTAATTTCTCACAGAATTCGAAGTAAAGGGAAGAAGAAAATCTGTGGACAGTGTTAGTAGATTTCTACATTTATGGAACTTCAATAAAATCAACATTAGTTTTCTAATTTCTTACAAAAAAAGACAATATTTAGATAAATAACCCAGAAAGAGACTCATCAGCTGGGGAAGCTTGGGTGTTCAGTGGATATCTAGCATGTGTAAGAGGGTTATTCGTTTTCAGAAAACTCTCATACTTGGTTTTCTCTTTTTCTATTCCACAGGTCATCTGTAAAATTCACAGTTGACATTTGGTATGTTTTCCCTGTAATCATAAGGATTTTGTGTTTTGAATGTGAACGACATTCTAAACTTGAACTCCTAACATTTTTCCATTTAGAAATTAATAGTTTGACAACCTTAACTCACAAATTTCAAATGTTAAAGGCATGCGGATACACTAAAAACTAATTAGAACCAGCAACTTAGAAAGTATATGTTTTGGAGTAGTCCAGTCCAGAATAGCCAAACCAGTATACAACTAGCATACTCGAGACCCAAGCCATTACCCACCTTTATGTCTATTGTTCATACAATATAGATTGACATTTATACTGTGTTAATATTGCTTATCTGCTTATCAATCACAAATTTCCCAAGTAGTTTTGATCTATATTCATGAAATAGCCTGTTCCATTCTTAAGTCACCCTAAACAAGACATCAGTTCACAAGGGCATCATATCTGCAtcttccaaacaggccctaaaTAAAAAAGCACTATATGGAGAAGCATATTAAATAAGCTCAGAAAATTCTTGTTTAAATAAATATGGATCAGAACTTTAAATTCCTTTAATTCTGTCTTTACCTCATAAACAGTGAAAGAGACCTCAACTGGTCCATTTTCATATACTTCTGCCATGATACTCTGTGGATCAGATTTTATTCTGTAGGCACTGGTGCTAAAATGCTTTGACTTTCTCCACAGCAAGTTCTCTTTAACACACTTCCGAATGCACTTTGGGGTGGGATATTCAGGTTCACAACCAGGGTGAGAACATCCAGTTTTATCAAAGTAAGGGTCACACTGCAAGGAAAAAATTCAAAACCTTAGATTCAAATTGCTAGAAGACTTTCATGTAATACTAGAAGAAGCATTatttacctcttcagtcacaacACCAGCATATCTAAAGTATCTCCAAGCAGCAATGGGATAACCCCCATCACAGCCATCACCACACAAGAAGCCACAGCATGCTAGGAGATCGTTAGCAGAAAGTGAAATATTCTGCAATACAACAATTACATCCCTTTGGTCTACAGACataagaaaaaacaaagagggtaaatttcattcGTCATGACAGTGTTTTACCATGCCAAACTGTATGCAAAAACGATCAGAGAGTGATTCAACAGCACCAAAAGCCCAACAAGAACCACAATGTCCCTGACAAATCAAGAACCAAATTTGTTTAGGAGTGGAATTTAATGTTTGAACAAAAACAGGAAGTGCATGAATGTTGGTAAATCAAGTCACCTGATCTTGAGAATGTGCAGCCATTTCAACAGGTTgcatttcaaaaggaaaaagttaGCACCCTTCATAAACATTGTCAGTAAATATATTCAAGCGTGCATGTGACTGACCAAGAATTCTCCCAATAGTGCCACATTGAGGCCAAGCTGTTCGTGCATCAAACTGGTTGGGCAACTTCAGA contains:
- the LOC113763259 gene encoding cathepsin B-like protease 3; the protein is MAGIYITVLLLFGAMLTFQLEVHAEASNSHLKHNSKILQDSIVERINSNSTAGWRAEMNLRFSDYTVGQFKQLLGVKPTPKGVLESTPVVTHPKDLKLPNQFDARTAWPQCGTIGRILDQGHCGSCWAFGAVESLSDRFCIQFGMNISLSANDLLACCGFLCGDGCDGGYPIAAWRYFRYAGVVTEECDPYFDKTGCSHPGCEPEYPTPKCIRKCVKENLLWRKSKHFSTSAYRIKSDPQSIMAEVYENGPVEVSFTVYEDFAHYRSGVYKHTTGDEMGGHAVKLIGWGTSDDGEDYWLLANQWNRSWGDDGYFKIRRGTNECGIEADVVAGTPSSRNLNLVPEYDEADVSLDASI